A single window of Acidobacteriota bacterium DNA harbors:
- a CDS encoding TIGR04076 family protein: MYELKITVTKVLGTCTADPPMKPGDHFYVRNGDLSIPDGGYICAWAFQSLLPLITPKEREICEANDEDWMWRVHHVQCPDPKGRVVFKVERVRKLTPSELADPLANDRPGPDSTAEQAGRGGHVGSDPVLGAAESSTAATGRLKDLRVVVERIGGKCTSGMKPGDSFAMRDGRLYIPPGRHFCLYALHAALPLLPAKQRRVEPWDWMADDHTVICPDPAGNVILRIGFERETK, from the coding sequence ATGTACGAACTAAAGATCACCGTCACCAAAGTGCTCGGGACATGTACCGCCGACCCCCCGATGAAGCCTGGTGATCACTTCTACGTCCGTAATGGCGACCTGAGCATCCCGGATGGCGGCTACATCTGCGCGTGGGCCTTTCAGAGTCTCCTTCCCCTCATCACGCCGAAGGAGCGGGAGATCTGCGAAGCCAACGACGAGGACTGGATGTGGCGTGTACATCATGTCCAGTGCCCCGACCCCAAGGGGCGCGTCGTGTTCAAGGTTGAGCGGGTGCGGAAACTCACGCCCTCCGAGCTGGCCGACCCGCTGGCGAACGACCGGCCCGGGCCAGACTCAACTGCCGAACAGGCTGGTCGCGGCGGGCACGTCGGTTCGGACCCTGTGCTGGGAGCTGCGGAGTCTTCGACGGCCGCGACGGGAAGACTCAAGGATCTCCGCGTGGTGGTCGAACGCATCGGGGGTAAATGCACATCAGGGATGAAACCGGGCGACTCCTTCGCGATGCGTGACGGGCGTCTCTATATTCCACCCGGGCGCCACTTCTGTCTTTATGCGTTGCACGCGGCGTTGCCGTTGCTCCCCGCCAAACAACGGCGCGTGGAGCCGTGGGACTGGATGGCCGACGATCACACCGTCATCTGTCCTGATCCGGCCGGCAATGTCATCCTGCGCATCGGATTTGAGCGGGAGACGAAGTAG